The DNA sequence TCCCGGAACAGTGGGCGCTGCTCCTATTCAAAATATTGGCGCTTATGGCGTTGAACTGAAAGATGTTTTTGAATCTCTGGAAGCAATAGACCTAGCTGATGGTTCACTGCATTCATTCACTCATTCTGATTGTGAGTTTGGATATAGAGACAGTGTCTTTAAAAGGCAGTTTAAGGGAAAGTTTATCATTTCATCAGTTGTGCTTAAGCTTAGCAAACAACCAGTTTTCAACACCTCTTATGGAGCCATTGAGCAGACGCTGAATGAAATGAATATTACTGAACTAACGGTTAAAGCTATCAGTGATGCTGTTATTTCAATTCGTGAGAGTAAACTTCCTAATCCTGCTCAGGTAGGTAACTGTGGCAGCTTCTTCAAGAACCCTGAAATTCCGCAGGCACAATATGAAGAACTTAAAAACAGTTATCCTGCAATCCCTGGTTACCCTACAAAAACGGAAATGATCAAGGTCCCTGCCGGCTGGCTTATTGAACAGTGCGGATGGAAAGGTAAACAGATTGGGAATGTTGGCACATATCCTAAACAAGCATTGGTTTTGATTAATTGTGGCGGTGCTTCAGGAAAAGAGGCTGAAGACCTTGCCATGCAAATTAAAGCTTCTGTTGACGAAAAATTTGGTATAGAGATCATTCCTGAAGTGAACATCATCTAATGATAGGAATTGATTCTATTTTAAGTTTTAGATGTTGTATTAAAAAGTGATTTCCATACAGAATTAACCGCTGTCTGATCAACTACTAATTGCTGATATTTTTTAATGAATAAGCTTTGTCTCATCATATATACCTTAATCACATTTCCCTTTTCTGCAATTTGGGCACAGGAAGCTCATGAAGAAATCAGGAGAAATGATGAGCTAAGTAA is a window from the Limibacter armeniacum genome containing:
- the murB gene encoding UDP-N-acetylmuramate dehydrogenase, giving the protein MPQLSQNISLKPFNTFGVEISANQFVTVKSAEDVIELLSNEEVRNLPKLILGGGSNILFTQDVSGLVIKNEISGIDVIQEDETAVWLKVGGGVVWHELVLYTVSNNWQGIENLSLIPGTVGAAPIQNIGAYGVELKDVFESLEAIDLADGSLHSFTHSDCEFGYRDSVFKRQFKGKFIISSVVLKLSKQPVFNTSYGAIEQTLNEMNITELTVKAISDAVISIRESKLPNPAQVGNCGSFFKNPEIPQAQYEELKNSYPAIPGYPTKTEMIKVPAGWLIEQCGWKGKQIGNVGTYPKQALVLINCGGASGKEAEDLAMQIKASVDEKFGIEIIPEVNII